A genomic window from Parvularcula sp. LCG005 includes:
- a CDS encoding helix-turn-helix transcriptional regulator, with protein sequence MARIEQRTYSRQTREALALLGKLIRTSRKERRLTAEELSERAGISRSTLQRIEKGHPKVEIGTVFECAAIVGVSLFNTEPGRLSERLAQTEDKLALLPTYTRKRTKAAKDDF encoded by the coding sequence ATGGCCCGTATCGAACAACGCACCTATTCCCGCCAGACCCGTGAAGCGCTCGCGCTGCTTGGCAAGCTGATCCGTACCTCCCGAAAGGAGCGTCGGTTAACTGCCGAAGAACTTTCAGAGCGGGCCGGTATCTCCCGCAGCACGCTGCAGCGCATCGAAAAGGGCCACCCCAAAGTCGAAATCGGGACGGTGTTCGAGTGCGCCGCCATTGTCGGCGTGTCGCTCTTTAACACCGAACCGGGACGGCTGAGCGAGCGCCTTGCGCAAACAGAAGACAAGCTCGCGCTTCTGCCAACGTACACACGTAAACGCACAAAGGCGGCGAAAGATGATTTCTGA